A single Dasypus novemcinctus isolate mDasNov1 chromosome 4, mDasNov1.1.hap2, whole genome shotgun sequence DNA region contains:
- the LOC101428821 gene encoding keratin-associated protein 20-1-like, whose translation MVYHGNYFGGLGYGYGGLGCGYGYGGLGCGYGYGGLGCGYGYGGLGYGYGCGYRGYGGYGHGCYHPFSYGSYRYGCYRPSCYGYWPYGFY comes from the coding sequence ATGGTCTATCACGGCAACTACTTTGGAGGACTGGGCTATGGCTATGGAGGCCTGGGCTGTGGCTATGGCTACGGTGGCCTGGGCTGTGGCTACGGCTATGGCGGCCTAGGCTGTGGCTATGGCTATGGTGGCCTGGGCTATGGCTATGGCTGTGGCTATCGTGGCTACGGTGGTTATGGACATGGCTGCTACCACCCATTTTCCTATGGAAGCTACAGATATGGCTGCTACCGTCCATCTTGCTATGGATACTGGCCATATGGATTCTATTGA